The following proteins come from a genomic window of Solwaraspora sp. WMMA2065:
- a CDS encoding glycosyltransferase family 4 protein, which yields MSDPTDDRWAGTVLLLIGSSTGGIGQHVASLSRGLVSGGARVIVCGPLAVEQQFRFTASGARFVPVEIPANPTLADARAVTAVRRVLADGVDVVHAHGLRAGFVAALARPSAPIVVTWHNSILVGGLRGRLARLVERRVARAARVTLGASADLVERAVALGAPDARLGPVAAPELPAPRRSRAAVRAEFGVGAHQPLVLSVGRLHPQKRYDLLVDAAAGWRELTPPAQVVIAGTGPSYLSLAAQISAVRAPVTLLGHRHDVSDLLLGADLAVVCSDWEARQLFAQEALRAGVPLVATAVGGLPELVGDACRLIPPGDLAALDGAVRELLSDHQQRADLADRGPRRAAGWPSDADSLDLVRAVYRELTGGREVAGGQSVPGRRAGPTDRDDRPVDGSG from the coding sequence GTGAGTGATCCGACGGACGATCGCTGGGCCGGTACGGTCCTGCTGCTGATCGGCTCCAGCACGGGCGGTATCGGCCAGCACGTCGCATCCCTGAGCCGGGGCCTGGTGTCTGGCGGGGCGCGGGTGATTGTGTGCGGTCCGCTCGCCGTCGAACAGCAGTTCCGGTTCACCGCGTCCGGTGCCCGGTTCGTCCCGGTGGAGATCCCGGCCAACCCGACCCTGGCCGACGCCCGCGCGGTGACCGCGGTCCGCCGCGTCCTCGCCGACGGGGTCGACGTGGTGCACGCGCACGGACTACGCGCCGGGTTCGTCGCGGCGCTCGCCCGACCGTCCGCGCCGATCGTGGTGACCTGGCACAACAGCATCCTCGTCGGCGGGCTGCGGGGTCGACTGGCGCGGCTGGTCGAGCGGCGGGTGGCGCGGGCCGCCCGGGTGACCCTCGGTGCCTCGGCCGACCTAGTCGAGCGGGCGGTGGCGCTCGGCGCGCCTGACGCCAGGCTCGGCCCGGTTGCGGCGCCGGAGTTGCCCGCGCCGAGACGCAGCCGTGCCGCAGTGCGCGCGGAATTCGGTGTCGGCGCCCATCAACCGCTGGTGCTCTCGGTCGGCCGGCTGCACCCGCAGAAGCGCTACGACCTGCTGGTCGACGCCGCCGCCGGATGGCGCGAACTGACTCCACCGGCGCAGGTGGTGATCGCCGGCACCGGGCCGAGCTACCTGTCCCTGGCGGCGCAGATCTCGGCGGTACGGGCACCGGTCACCCTACTCGGCCACCGTCATGACGTGTCCGACCTGCTGCTCGGCGCCGACCTGGCGGTCGTCTGCAGCGACTGGGAGGCTCGACAGTTGTTCGCCCAGGAGGCGTTGCGGGCCGGCGTACCGTTGGTGGCGACCGCGGTCGGCGGGCTGCCCGAACTGGTCGGCGACGCCTGCCGGTTGATTCCACCCGGCGACCTGGCCGCGCTGGACGGCGCCGTGCGCGAGTTGCTGAGCGACCATCAGCAGCGGGCCGACCTGGCCGACCGTGGACCCCGGCGAGCCGCCGGCTGGCCAAGCGACGCGGACAGTCTCGACCTGGTCCGCGCTGTCTACCGGGAGCTGACCGGCGGGCGGGAGGTAGCCGGCGGGCAGTCGGTGCCGGGCCGCCGTGCCGGGCCGACCGACCGCGACGACCGACCGGTGGACGGGAGCGGCTGA
- a CDS encoding CTP synthase, with protein MAPSTQTVRHIFVTGGVASSLGKGLTASSLGNLLSARGLRVVMQKLDPYLNVDPGTMNPFQHGEVFVTDDGAETDLDVGHYERFLDRDLSCKANVTTGQIYSEVIAKERRGEYLGDTVQVIPHITNEIKARIRAMGEPDEHGLIPDVVITEVGGTVGDIESLPFLEAIRQVRHDVGRDRCFYLHVSLVPYLVPSGELKTKPTQHSVAALRSIGIQPDAIVCRSDREIPDKLKHKLSLYCDVDREAVIAAPDAPSIYDIPKVLHREGLDAYVVRRLGLSFRDVDWTSWDDLLERVHHPRHTVTVALVGKYVDLPDAYLSVTEAIRAAGFGHRARVQIRWVPSDECVSPNGAAAALSGVDGIVIPGGFGVRGIEGKIGAARYGRENGVPVLGLCLGLQCMAIEVARNGAGLAGANSAEFDEEVEHPIIATMADQEQIVAGKGDMGGTMRLGGYRALLAEGSIVAQAYGATEVSERHRHRYEVNNAYREVLEKAGLRISGTSPDGRLVEFVELDRAEHPFFVATQAHPELKSRPTRPHPLFHAFVGAVITYSEADQLPVDLAPAPGGQA; from the coding sequence TTGGCCCCTTCGACACAGACGGTACGGCACATTTTCGTCACCGGGGGCGTCGCGTCCTCACTCGGCAAGGGGTTGACCGCATCCAGTCTGGGCAACCTGCTCAGCGCTCGCGGACTCCGAGTGGTGATGCAGAAGCTCGACCCGTACCTCAACGTCGACCCCGGCACGATGAACCCCTTCCAGCACGGTGAGGTGTTCGTCACCGACGACGGCGCCGAAACCGATCTCGACGTGGGGCACTACGAACGGTTCCTCGACCGTGACCTGTCCTGCAAGGCCAACGTGACCACCGGTCAGATCTACTCCGAGGTCATCGCCAAGGAACGCCGGGGCGAGTACCTCGGCGACACGGTGCAGGTGATTCCGCACATCACCAACGAGATCAAAGCCAGGATCCGGGCGATGGGAGAGCCCGACGAGCACGGGTTGATCCCGGACGTGGTGATCACCGAGGTGGGCGGCACCGTCGGCGACATCGAGTCGTTGCCGTTCCTGGAGGCGATCCGCCAGGTCCGTCACGACGTCGGCCGGGACCGCTGCTTCTACCTGCACGTGTCGCTGGTTCCCTACCTGGTGCCGTCCGGCGAGCTCAAGACGAAGCCGACGCAGCACTCGGTCGCCGCGCTGCGCAGCATCGGTATCCAGCCGGACGCGATCGTGTGCCGCTCCGACCGGGAGATCCCGGACAAGTTGAAGCACAAGCTGTCGCTCTACTGTGACGTGGACCGGGAAGCGGTCATCGCCGCCCCCGACGCGCCGAGCATCTACGACATCCCGAAGGTGCTGCACCGGGAGGGCCTCGACGCCTACGTGGTGCGCCGGCTGGGTCTGTCCTTCCGCGACGTCGACTGGACCAGCTGGGACGACCTGCTGGAGCGGGTGCACCATCCGCGGCACACCGTCACCGTGGCGCTGGTCGGCAAGTACGTCGACCTGCCGGACGCGTACCTGTCGGTGACCGAGGCGATCCGGGCGGCGGGTTTCGGGCACCGGGCGCGGGTGCAGATCCGGTGGGTGCCCAGCGACGAGTGTGTCAGCCCGAACGGTGCCGCCGCCGCGCTCAGCGGGGTCGACGGGATCGTGATCCCGGGCGGATTCGGGGTGCGGGGCATCGAGGGCAAGATCGGCGCGGCCCGGTACGGGCGGGAGAACGGCGTCCCGGTGCTCGGGCTCTGCCTCGGCCTGCAGTGCATGGCGATCGAGGTGGCCCGCAACGGTGCCGGTCTGGCCGGTGCCAACTCCGCCGAGTTCGACGAGGAGGTTGAACACCCGATCATCGCGACCATGGCGGACCAGGAGCAGATCGTCGCCGGCAAGGGGGACATGGGCGGCACGATGCGCCTCGGCGGGTACCGGGCGCTGCTGGCTGAAGGCTCGATCGTCGCGCAGGCGTACGGGGCGACCGAGGTCAGTGAACGGCACCGGCACCGCTACGAGGTGAACAACGCGTACCGGGAGGTGTTGGAGAAAGCCGGGTTGCGGATCTCGGGCACCTCGCCGGACGGCCGGCTGGTCGAGTTCGTCGAGCTGGACCGGGCTGAGCACCCGTTCTTCGTCGCCACTCAGGCCCACCCGGAGCTGAAGAGCCGCCCGACCCGGCCGCATCCGCTGTTCCATGCCTTCGTCGGTGCGGTGATCACGTATTCGGAGGCCGACCAGTTGCCGGTGGATCTGGCGCCGGCCCCCGGAGGCCAGGCCTGA
- a CDS encoding NUDIX hydrolase: protein MREHGPDAEDGSGGHVYRVLSRTDRFSGPIFSVVSDEVTMPAGGVARRDYVRHVGAVAVVALDEAGRVVLVRQYRHPVGRQLWELPAGLIDVAGEELPATAHRELVEEADLTAGRLDLLVDVHPSPGFSDETVRIFLARDLTPVPEQDRHHRHDEEAELQVHLVDLDEAVRMVLGGEITNGPAVAGLLAAACARQTGWAALRAVTEPAPRPPGGAAR from the coding sequence ATGCGGGAGCACGGGCCGGACGCCGAAGACGGCTCGGGCGGTCACGTCTACCGGGTGCTGTCGCGGACCGACCGGTTCTCCGGCCCAATCTTCTCGGTGGTCAGCGACGAGGTGACGATGCCGGCTGGCGGTGTGGCCAGGCGGGACTACGTACGGCATGTCGGCGCGGTCGCAGTGGTCGCGCTCGACGAGGCCGGACGGGTGGTGCTGGTCCGTCAGTACCGCCATCCGGTCGGCCGGCAGCTGTGGGAACTTCCCGCCGGCCTGATCGACGTCGCCGGGGAGGAACTGCCCGCCACCGCCCACCGGGAGCTCGTCGAGGAGGCCGACCTGACCGCCGGTCGACTCGATCTGCTCGTCGATGTGCACCCGTCGCCGGGATTTTCGGACGAGACGGTCCGGATCTTCCTCGCCCGGGACCTCACCCCGGTGCCGGAGCAGGACCGGCACCATCGCCACGACGAGGAGGCGGAGCTGCAGGTCCACCTCGTCGACCTCGACGAGGCGGTCCGGATGGTACTGGGCGGCGAGATCACCAACGGTCCGGCGGTAGCCGGTCTGCTGGCTGCGGCCTGCGCCCGGCAGACGGGGTGGGCGGCGTTGCGTGCCGTCACCGAACCTGCCCCGCGCCCGCCCGGCGGCGCGGCGCGCTGA
- a CDS encoding TM2 domain-containing protein encodes MTFPQHPGAGGVSDKSKIIAGVLGILLGGFGVGRFYTGHTKIAVLQLVVSVVTCGLGSLWGLIDGILVLVNGGTDAQGRPLRD; translated from the coding sequence ATGACCTTTCCTCAGCATCCTGGCGCCGGTGGCGTCTCCGACAAGAGCAAGATCATCGCCGGGGTCCTCGGCATCCTGCTGGGCGGCTTCGGCGTCGGCCGGTTCTACACAGGCCACACCAAGATCGCCGTACTCCAGTTGGTCGTCAGCGTCGTCACCTGCGGCCTCGGTTCGCTCTGGGGCCTGATCGACGGGATTCTCGTCCTGGTCAACGGCGGCACCGACGCCCAGGGTCGGCCGCTACGCGACTGA
- the ald gene encoding alanine dehydrogenase produces the protein MKVGIPREVKNHEYRVAITPAGVHEFTRAGHQVTVETGAGVGSAITDDEFAAAGASIAPSADDVWASADLVLKVKEPVAEEHHRMRPGQVLFTYLHLAASRECTDALLRQRVTGIAYETVENADRSLPLLAPMSEVAGRLAAQVGAYHLMRPGGGRGVLMGGVPGVYPAKVVVIGAGVSGMNAAVIAAGMHADVLLLDRDISKLRQADAIHQGRMKTVASNTYEVERAVIDADLVIGAVLVPGAKAPRIVTNELVSRMKPGSVLVDISIDQGGCFEDSRPTTHAEPVYPVHDSVFYCVANMPGAVPHTSTYALTNVTLPYALELANRGWRDALRHDRALAAGLNTHDGEITSGPVAEAHGLSSRSLAEVLG, from the coding sequence GTGAAGGTTGGCATTCCCCGCGAGGTCAAGAACCACGAGTACCGGGTGGCGATCACCCCGGCCGGGGTGCACGAGTTCACCCGGGCCGGTCACCAGGTGACGGTGGAGACCGGCGCCGGCGTCGGATCCGCCATCACCGACGACGAGTTCGCCGCCGCCGGGGCGAGCATCGCCCCGAGCGCCGACGACGTCTGGGCGAGTGCCGACCTGGTCCTCAAGGTGAAGGAGCCAGTCGCCGAGGAACACCACCGGATGCGACCCGGCCAGGTCCTCTTCACCTACCTGCACCTCGCGGCGTCGCGAGAGTGCACCGACGCCCTGCTGCGCCAACGGGTCACCGGAATCGCGTACGAAACGGTGGAGAACGCCGACCGTTCCCTCCCGCTGCTCGCACCGATGTCCGAGGTCGCCGGTCGGCTGGCCGCACAGGTCGGCGCGTACCACCTGATGCGTCCCGGCGGTGGCCGCGGCGTGCTGATGGGCGGGGTCCCCGGCGTCTACCCGGCGAAGGTGGTGGTCATCGGGGCCGGGGTGTCCGGGATGAACGCGGCCGTGATCGCGGCCGGGATGCACGCCGACGTCCTGCTGCTCGACCGGGACATCAGCAAGCTGCGTCAGGCGGACGCGATCCACCAGGGGCGGATGAAGACGGTCGCGTCGAACACCTACGAGGTCGAGCGGGCGGTGATCGACGCGGACCTGGTGATCGGCGCGGTCCTGGTGCCCGGAGCGAAGGCACCCAGGATCGTCACCAACGAACTGGTGTCCCGGATGAAGCCCGGCAGTGTGCTCGTCGACATCTCGATCGACCAGGGCGGGTGTTTCGAGGACTCCCGGCCCACCACCCACGCCGAACCCGTCTACCCGGTCCACGACTCGGTCTTCTACTGCGTGGCGAACATGCCCGGCGCCGTCCCGCACACCAGCACGTACGCGTTGACCAACGTCACCCTGCCGTACGCCCTCGAACTCGCCAACCGGGGCTGGCGCGACGCGCTGCGTCACGATCGGGCTCTCGCCGCCGGTCTGAACACCCACGACGGCGAGATCACCTCCGGTCCGGTGGCCGAGGCACATGGCCTGAGCAGCCGGTCGTTGGCCGAGGTGCTGGGCTGA
- a CDS encoding site-specific tyrosine recombinase XerD, with translation MPPAPALRHAVRSYLDHLTVERGLSQHTLRSYRRDLDRYLGTLAHLGIAELAEVGPVQITGHLAALRAGADGQPPLSAASTARAASAIRGLHRFAVREGHADSDAGRDVRPAVPPRRLPRALDVDQVERLLTAAGAVDGPVPPLAVRDRALLEFLYGTGARISEAVGAAVDDLDLDTGTVLLRGKGGRQRVVPVGGYAADALRAYLTRVRPALVAAGRGSPAVFLNARGGQLSRQSAWTVLRRAAERAGLPVSGAHPVSPHTLRHSYATHLLDGGADVRVVQELLGHASVTTTQVYTLVTVDRLREVYATAHPRARG, from the coding sequence GTGCCGCCGGCCCCTGCGCTGCGGCACGCGGTCCGCAGCTACCTGGACCACCTGACCGTCGAACGCGGGCTGTCCCAGCACACCCTCCGGTCCTACCGGCGCGACCTGGACCGCTACCTCGGCACGCTGGCGCACCTGGGGATCGCTGAACTTGCCGAGGTGGGGCCGGTGCAGATCACCGGGCACCTCGCCGCGCTGCGGGCCGGCGCCGACGGGCAGCCGCCGCTGTCGGCCGCGTCCACCGCCCGGGCCGCCAGTGCCATCCGCGGGCTGCACCGGTTCGCCGTCCGGGAGGGACACGCCGACTCCGACGCCGGCCGCGACGTCCGTCCCGCCGTCCCGCCGCGCCGGCTGCCCCGGGCGCTCGACGTCGACCAGGTCGAACGGTTGCTGACCGCCGCCGGCGCGGTGGACGGTCCGGTGCCGCCGCTGGCCGTACGCGACCGGGCACTGCTGGAGTTCCTCTACGGCACCGGGGCGCGGATCTCCGAGGCGGTCGGTGCCGCCGTCGACGACCTCGACCTGGACACCGGGACGGTCCTGCTCCGTGGCAAGGGCGGCCGGCAGCGGGTGGTCCCGGTCGGCGGGTACGCGGCCGACGCGCTGCGGGCCTATCTGACCCGGGTGCGGCCGGCACTCGTGGCGGCGGGCCGGGGCAGCCCGGCCGTCTTCCTCAACGCGCGGGGCGGGCAGCTGTCCCGGCAGAGCGCGTGGACGGTGCTGCGGCGCGCCGCTGAGCGCGCCGGGTTGCCGGTGAGCGGGGCACATCCGGTTTCCCCGCACACCCTGCGGCACTCGTACGCCACCCATCTGCTCGACGGCGGCGCGGACGTACGGGTGGTCCAGGAACTGCTCGGCCACGCGTCGGTGACCACCACTCAGGTCTACACGCTGGTGACCGTCGACCGGCTCCGCGAGGTCTACGCCACCGCGCATCCGCGGGCCCGTGGTTGA
- a CDS encoding AAA family ATPase has translation MAGNSDRAEAWTSTLREQQAGLDLSAELGPADPTAYTMRKPIPEPMPTDRHGPARVIAMANQKGGVGKTTTTINLGAALAEYGRRVLLVDFDPQGALSVGLGVNPHNLDLSVYNLLMQDDVTAEDVLIKTDVAGLHLLPANIDLSAAEIQLVNEVAREMALARVLKSIRKEYDFVLIDCQPSLGLLAINALTVAHGVLIPLECEFFSLRGVALLLDTIDKVRERLNFDLELEGILATMYDSRTTHCRQVLQRVVEAFGDKVYQTVITKTVKFPESTVAGAPITSLDPASSGARNYRQLAREVIAHQAER, from the coding sequence ATGGCGGGCAACAGTGACCGTGCCGAGGCGTGGACCTCGACGCTCCGCGAACAACAGGCAGGGCTCGATCTGAGCGCGGAGCTCGGTCCCGCCGATCCGACCGCCTACACCATGCGCAAGCCGATCCCCGAGCCGATGCCGACCGACCGGCACGGCCCGGCGCGGGTCATCGCGATGGCCAACCAGAAGGGCGGCGTCGGCAAGACCACCACGACGATCAACCTCGGTGCCGCGTTGGCCGAGTACGGTCGCCGGGTGCTGCTGGTCGACTTCGACCCGCAGGGCGCGCTGTCGGTCGGGCTCGGGGTCAACCCGCACAACCTCGATCTGTCGGTCTACAACCTGCTGATGCAGGACGACGTCACTGCCGAGGACGTGCTGATCAAGACCGACGTCGCCGGTCTGCACCTGCTGCCGGCCAACATCGACCTGTCGGCCGCGGAGATCCAGCTGGTCAACGAGGTTGCCCGGGAGATGGCCCTGGCCCGGGTGCTCAAGTCGATCCGCAAGGAGTACGACTTCGTTCTGATCGACTGCCAGCCCTCGCTCGGTCTGCTGGCGATCAACGCGCTCACCGTGGCACACGGTGTGCTGATCCCCCTGGAATGCGAGTTCTTCAGCCTGCGTGGGGTGGCGCTGCTGCTGGACACCATCGACAAGGTCCGCGAGCGGCTCAACTTCGACCTGGAGCTCGAAGGCATCCTCGCCACGATGTACGACAGCCGCACCACCCACTGCCGGCAGGTGCTGCAGCGGGTGGTCGAGGCGTTCGGCGACAAGGTCTACCAGACGGTCATCACCAAGACAGTGAAGTTCCCCGAGTCGACGGTGGCCGGCGCACCGATCACCAGTCTCGACCCGGCCTCGTCCGGCGCCCGCAACTACCGGCAGCTGGCCCGCGAGGTCATCGCGCACCAGGCGGAGCGCTAA
- a CDS encoding ScpA family protein, protein MVLPGESTGFTVRLDNFIGPFDLLLQLIGKHKLDVTEVALHQVTDEFIAYIRAMGDDWDLDEASEFLVVAATLLDLKAARLLPAAQVEDEEDLALLEARDLLFARLLQYKAFKEAAAHIAELETAGARRYPRSVTMEERYAQALPELVLGIGPERLAKLAIRAMTPRVAPVVSIDHVHQIRVSVREHATLLRDRLRRMGTATFQTLCLDCESTLEVVARFLALLELYREGLVGFSQEQALGDLTVRWTGGADGGGELTIDEYAGHPEERDAAAAPVTQLKAVQPDAVQEETP, encoded by the coding sequence GTGGTCCTGCCCGGCGAGAGCACCGGATTCACCGTCCGGCTGGACAACTTCATCGGACCGTTCGACCTGCTGCTGCAGCTCATCGGTAAACACAAGCTGGACGTCACCGAAGTGGCGTTGCACCAGGTCACCGACGAGTTCATCGCCTACATCCGGGCGATGGGCGACGACTGGGACCTGGACGAGGCCAGTGAGTTCCTGGTCGTCGCGGCGACCCTGCTCGACCTCAAGGCCGCCCGGCTGCTGCCCGCCGCCCAGGTCGAGGACGAAGAGGACCTGGCTCTGCTGGAGGCCAGGGACCTGCTGTTCGCCCGGCTGTTGCAGTACAAGGCGTTCAAGGAGGCCGCGGCGCACATCGCCGAGCTGGAGACCGCTGGGGCCCGCCGCTATCCCCGCTCGGTCACCATGGAGGAGCGGTACGCGCAGGCGCTGCCCGAGCTGGTGCTCGGTATCGGTCCGGAGCGGCTCGCGAAGCTCGCGATCAGGGCGATGACGCCACGCGTCGCACCGGTCGTCTCCATCGACCACGTGCACCAGATCCGGGTGAGCGTGCGGGAGCACGCCACTCTGTTGCGTGACCGGCTGCGCCGGATGGGCACCGCGACGTTCCAGACGCTGTGCCTGGACTGCGAGTCCACCCTGGAGGTCGTCGCACGCTTCCTCGCGCTGCTGGAGCTCTACCGGGAGGGTCTGGTCGGCTTCAGCCAGGAGCAGGCCCTGGGGGATCTGACCGTACGCTGGACCGGAGGCGCCGACGGCGGCGGGGAGCTCACCATTGACGAGTACGCCGGCCACCCGGAGGAACGGGACGCCGCCGCGGCACCGGTCACCCAGCTGAAGGCCGTGCAGCCGGACGCCGTGCAGGAGGAGACCCCGTGA
- the scpB gene encoding SMC-Scp complex subunit ScpB, whose translation MSTDEQSDSLAEQAAAWVPPWARAPVPAEHATAPEPQPPPTPEPEPVPAAEPAPEPPPAPEPVPAAEPPPTAGPTPVVGPSPVRPEALALLDDAELRAALEAILLVVDEPVAEVVLAQVLEQPTDRIAAVLADLSAGYTAAGHGFDLRRVAGGWRLYTRPEYAPYVERFVLDGQSARLTQAALETLAVVAYKQPVTRGRVSAIRGVNCDGVIRTLLSRGLIEECGSEPESGAYLYRTSTLFLEKLGLDSVEELPSLAPFLPDDVEEIADAQR comes from the coding sequence GTGAGCACCGACGAGCAGTCCGACTCGCTCGCCGAGCAGGCGGCCGCCTGGGTGCCACCGTGGGCGCGGGCCCCCGTACCAGCGGAACATGCCACCGCGCCCGAACCGCAGCCGCCGCCGACCCCCGAGCCTGAACCGGTCCCGGCGGCGGAGCCGGCCCCCGAGCCGCCGCCGGCGCCCGAGCCGGTGCCAGCCGCTGAACCGCCGCCTACAGCCGGGCCGACACCGGTGGTCGGGCCGTCGCCGGTCCGACCGGAGGCGCTGGCGCTGCTCGACGACGCCGAGTTGCGCGCCGCGCTCGAAGCGATCCTGCTCGTGGTCGACGAACCCGTCGCCGAGGTGGTCCTGGCCCAGGTGCTGGAGCAGCCCACCGACCGGATCGCCGCAGTCCTCGCCGACCTCTCCGCCGGCTACACAGCGGCCGGTCACGGCTTCGACCTGCGTCGGGTGGCTGGCGGCTGGCGGCTCTACACCCGTCCGGAGTACGCGCCGTACGTGGAGCGGTTCGTACTCGACGGGCAGTCGGCACGGCTGACCCAGGCCGCGCTGGAGACCCTCGCCGTGGTCGCCTACAAGCAGCCGGTGACGCGTGGCCGGGTCTCCGCGATCCGGGGTGTCAACTGCGACGGGGTGATCCGTACCCTGTTGTCCCGTGGCCTGATCGAGGAGTGCGGCAGCGAGCCGGAGTCCGGCGCCTACCTCTACCGCACCTCGACGCTGTTCCTGGAGAAACTGGGGTTGGACAGCGTCGAGGAGCTACCCTCGCTCGCGCCGTTCCTGCCCGACGACGTGGAAGAGATTGCCGATGCCCAGCGATGA
- a CDS encoding pseudouridine synthase yields MPSDDDSGVQRLQKVLATAGVGSRRACEDLIFRRRVTVDGRIAQLGDKVDPRTAVIHVDGERVVADHRLAYLAMNKPRGVVSTMADEKGRTALSDLLDRVDQRVYHVGRLDADSEGLLLLTNDGTLAHRLMHPSYGVPKTYLCEIAGPVPRAVGRRLLAGVDLDDGPAKVDKYALLDTLGRTAQVEVVLHEGRNHIVRRLFDEVGHPVSRLVRTAIGPIRLGDLRPGRTRRLNNAEVAALFSAVSD; encoded by the coding sequence ATGCCCAGCGATGACGACAGCGGTGTACAGCGTCTGCAGAAGGTGCTCGCCACCGCCGGAGTCGGCTCGCGGCGGGCCTGCGAGGATCTGATCTTCCGACGCCGGGTGACGGTCGACGGACGCATCGCTCAACTCGGCGACAAGGTCGACCCGCGTACGGCGGTCATCCACGTCGACGGCGAACGGGTCGTCGCCGACCACCGGCTCGCCTATCTGGCGATGAACAAGCCCCGCGGCGTGGTTTCCACCATGGCAGACGAAAAGGGTCGTACCGCGTTGTCGGACCTGCTCGACCGGGTTGACCAGCGGGTCTACCACGTCGGCCGACTGGATGCGGACAGTGAGGGACTGTTGCTGCTGACTAACGACGGCACGCTGGCCCACCGCCTGATGCATCCGTCGTACGGGGTGCCGAAGACGTACCTGTGTGAGATTGCCGGCCCGGTGCCCCGGGCGGTCGGCCGCCGGCTGCTCGCCGGTGTCGATCTCGACGACGGGCCGGCCAAAGTGGACAAGTATGCGCTGCTGGACACCCTGGGTCGCACCGCGCAGGTCGAGGTGGTGCTGCACGAGGGGCGCAACCACATCGTGCGTCGGCTGTTCGACGAGGTGGGGCACCCGGTCTCGCGACTGGTGCGGACCGCCATCGGGCCGATCCGGCTCGGTGACCTGCGGCCGGGGCGGACCCGGCGGCTGAACAACGCGGAGGTCGCCGCCCTCTTCTCGGCCGTCAGCGACTAA
- the cmk gene encoding (d)CMP kinase, which produces MAEQARTGHFVVAVDGPSGSGKSTVSRRLAAATGARYLDTGAMYRAITWAVLRSGVDPHDTPGVVKVASDVTLTVGTDPAAPHISADGVAVDVEIRSQEVTSAVSAVAAVPAVRERLVAEQRALIDQPSPIVVEGRDIGSVVAPDADLKVYLTASAEARAMRRSAETAADVAATAAALARRDRLDSTRAADPLQQSADAVELDTTGMGIDEVVDQLRELLVARTTR; this is translated from the coding sequence GTGGCTGAGCAGGCACGGACCGGGCACTTCGTGGTGGCGGTGGATGGTCCGTCCGGATCCGGCAAATCCACCGTTTCCCGGCGACTGGCCGCCGCGACAGGCGCCCGCTACCTGGACACCGGCGCGATGTACCGGGCAATCACCTGGGCAGTGCTCCGGTCTGGCGTCGACCCGCACGACACGCCCGGGGTCGTCAAGGTCGCGTCGGACGTCACCTTGACCGTCGGCACCGATCCGGCGGCACCGCACATCAGCGCGGATGGCGTCGCGGTGGACGTCGAGATCCGCAGCCAGGAGGTCACCTCCGCAGTGTCCGCGGTGGCGGCCGTGCCGGCGGTACGTGAACGGCTGGTCGCCGAGCAGCGCGCGTTGATCGATCAGCCGTCCCCGATCGTCGTCGAGGGCCGTGACATCGGCTCCGTCGTCGCACCCGATGCTGACCTCAAGGTCTACCTCACCGCGTCGGCCGAGGCCAGGGCGATGCGGCGCAGCGCCGAGACCGCCGCCGACGTAGCGGCGACAGCCGCGGCGCTGGCCCGCCGCGACCGGCTCGACTCGACCCGGGCCGCCGACCCGTTGCAGCAGTCCGCCGACGCGGTCGAGCTGGACACCACCGGGATGGGCATCGACGAGGTCGTCGACCAGCTCCGCGAGCTGCTCGTAGCCCGGACGACCCGGTGA